A genomic segment from Corylus avellana chromosome ca5, CavTom2PMs-1.0 encodes:
- the LOC132180787 gene encoding protein AUXIN SIGNALING F-BOX 2-like, translating to MNYFPDEVLEHVFDFVTSHRDRNAVSLVCKLWYRVERFSRERVFIGNCYAISPERVIMRFPGLKSLTLKGKPHFADFNLVPHDWGAYVQPWIEAFAKSRIGLEELRLKRMLVSDESLELLSQSFVNFKSLVLVSCEGFTTDGLAAIAANCRFLRELDLQENEIDDLCGHWLSYFPESCTSLTSLNFACLKGEINLAALERLVARSPNLKSLKLNRAVPLEVLQKILMRAPQLVDLGTGSFVHEPDSETYNKLKATILNCKSIRNLSGFLEVAPRCLPSIYPICLNLTTLNLSYAAGIHGSDLVKLIRQCVKLQRLWILDCIGDKGLEVVASTCKELQELRVFPSDPFGVGHAAVTENGLVAISSGCPKLHSLLYFCQQMTNAALETVAKNCPNFIRFRLCILDPTKPDAITMQPLDEGFGAIVRSCKQLRRLSMAGLLTDQVFLYIGMYAEQLEMLSIAFAGDSDKGMLYVLNGCKKLRKLEIRDCPFGNAALLTDVGKYETMRSLWMSSCEVTLGGCKILAKKMARLNVEIINEHDQMDVGPEDGERVDKMYLYRTLVGRRKDAPEFVWTL from the exons ATGAATTATTTTCCGGACGAGGTTTTAGAGCACGTGTTCGATTTCGTAACGTCGCACAGGGACCGCAACGCGGTGTCTCTGGTGTGCAAATTGTGGTACAGAGTAGAGAGATTCAGTAGAGAGAGAGTGTTCATAGGAAACTGCTATGCAATCAGTCCCGAGAGAGTGATCATGAGGTTTCCGGGGCTCAAGTCGCTGACTTTGAAGGGGAAGCCTCATTTCGCTGACTTCAACCTGGTGCCGCATGATTGGGGGGCCTATGTACAGCCTTGGATCGAAGCCTTTGCGAAGAGTCGGATTGGGTTGGAGGAGCTTAGGCTGAAGAGGATGCTGGTTTCGGATGAGAGCCTCGAGCTTCTTTCGCAGTCCTTCGTGAATTTTAAGTCTTTGGTTCTTGTTAGCTGTGAAGGGTTCACCACCGATGGCCTTGCAGCGATAGCTGCTAACTGTAG GTTTCTTAGGGAGTTGGACCTTCAAGAGAATGAAATTGATGATCTTTGTGGCCACTGGCTTAGTTACTTTCCTGAGAGCTGCACTTCACTTACCTCCCTGAATTTTGCATGCCTCAAAGGAGAAATTAATTTAGCAGCTCTTGAGAGACTTGTGGCAAGATCTCCTAATCTCAAGAGCTTGAAGTTAAACCGTGCAGTGCCTCTTGAGGTGCTCCAAAAGATATTGATGCGAGCACCTCAATTAGTGGATTTAGGGACAGGGTCTTTTGTCCATGAGCCTGATTCTGAGACCTACAATAAACTGAAGGCTACCATTCTGAACTGTAAATCAATTAGGAATTTATCAGGGTTTTTGGAGGTTGCTCCTCGTTGCCTGCCATCCATTTACCCTATTTGCTTGAACCTGACCACCTTGAACCTGAGCTATGCTGCTGGGATTCATGGTTCTGATCTCGTAAAGCTGATTCGCCAGTGTGTGAAACTTCAGCGCCTATGG ATACTGGATTGTATTGGAGACAAGGGACTAGAAGTTGTAGCTTCCACTTGTAAAGAGTTGCAGGAATTGAGGGTTTTCCCATCTGATCCCTTTGGGGTTGGCCATGCTGCCGTAACAGAAAATGGCCTGGTTGCTATATCCAGTGGTTGCCCAAAGCTTCATTCATTGCTGTATTTCTGCCAGCAGATGACGAATGCTGCTCTTGAAACTGTAGCCAAGAACTGTCCGAATTTTATCCGCTTCAGGTTGTGCATCCTCGATCCTACAAAACCCGATGCCATTACCATGCAGCCATTAGATGAAGGCTTCGGGGCAATTGTCCGGTCATGCAAGCAGCTCCGGCGATTGTCAATGGCGGGACTTCTAACTGACCAGGTTTTCCTTTACATTGGAATGTATGCTGAGCAGCTTGAAATGCTTTCGATTGCATTTGCTGGGGACAGTGACAAGGGAATGCTCTACGTATTGAATGGTTGCAAGAAGCTTCGCAAGCTTGAGATCAGGGATTGCCCCTTTGGTAACGCAGCACTTCTAACGGACGTGGGAAAGTATGAAACAATGCGATCCCTTTGGATGTCGTCCTGTGAAGTTACCCTTGGAGGCTGCAAGATACTTGCGAAGAAGATGGCAAGGCTTAATGTGGAGATAATAAATGAACATGATCAGATGGATGTTGGGCCTGAGGATGGAGAAAGAGTAGATAAGATGTACCTCTATCGAACCCTGGTCGGGCGAAGGAAAGATGCACCTGAATTTGTGTGGACTTTGTAG
- the LOC132182515 gene encoding uncharacterized protein LOC132182515 has translation MAETQHQEETTLHSKRKPDLCREDNEDNPKKAQKLEALDDANNDSLVSQEKKQSLDASEHNSSVAEEKDGKFEADSLAEAEDEEDEDEEDYEDEDEDEDEDGENGNGEAEADRKGKGIVKDVKGKGKLIAEEEDDDDSDNGSDVSGGESDLSDDPLAEVDLDNILPSRTRRRTVQPGVYIANDLANNDDDSDDSDA, from the coding sequence ATGGCGGAAACCCAGCACCAAGAAGAAACCACATTGCACTCGAAGCGCAAACCCGATCTCTGTCGCGAAGACAATGAAGACAACCCTAAGAAAGCTCAGAAACTAGAAGCTCTCGACGACGCCAACAACGATTCCTTGGTTTcccaagagaaaaaacaaagtCTAGACGCTTCCGAACACAATTCTTCAGTAGCCGAAGAGAAAGACGGTAAATTCGAGGCCGATTCGCTCGCCGAAGCCGAGGACGAGGAGGACGAGGACGAGGAGGACTATGAAGATGAAGACGAAGACGAAGACGAAGATGGTGAGAATGGTAACGGGGAAGCTGAGGCGGACCGAAAGGGAAAGGGGATTGTGAAGGATGTGAAGGGCAAAGGCAAATTAatagcagaagaagaagatgacgaTGATAGCGATAACGGTAGTGATGTATCAGGCGGTGAAAGCGATTTATCAGACGATCCACTAGCGGAGGTCGATTTGGATAACATTCTACCGTCAAGGACTCGGAGGCGGACGGTTCAGCCTGGGGTTTACATTGCTAACGATCTCGCCAACAATGACGATGATAGCGACGACAGCGATGCGTAA